One Sulfurospirillum tamanense DNA window includes the following coding sequences:
- a CDS encoding response regulator transcription factor: MQQLIEILRNLTVLYAEDDDAIRANTTKTLQMLFGRVLVAKDGVEALAYYVEEKIHIALLDYVMPCVDGYEVAREIRAHDHHVPIIICSGYTDQEKLLGAIRLGVIEYIEKPMAYEALVGALTGAVQKLRNQQLLHVKFDSHLAYDVANQCVLEGANKIDLTCQEAQVLGVLVRHQNHLITKEQLQEALHDSNLSDNALRNIVYRLRKKLKTECIVTVKDMGYFMASKRERHGY; encoded by the coding sequence GTGCAGCAATTGATTGAAATATTGCGCAATCTCACAGTCTTGTACGCAGAAGACGACGACGCCATTCGCGCCAATACCACCAAAACCTTGCAAATGCTTTTTGGCAGAGTGTTGGTGGCAAAAGACGGCGTGGAAGCACTTGCGTACTATGTTGAGGAAAAAATACACATCGCTTTGCTAGATTACGTGATGCCTTGCGTGGATGGCTACGAGGTGGCGCGAGAAATTCGTGCTCACGACCACCACGTGCCCATTATTATCTGTAGTGGATACACCGACCAAGAGAAGCTTTTGGGGGCTATTCGTCTTGGTGTGATTGAGTATATCGAAAAGCCAATGGCCTATGAAGCGCTGGTTGGTGCCCTTACTGGAGCAGTTCAAAAACTACGCAACCAACAGCTCTTACATGTAAAGTTCGACAGCCATTTGGCGTATGATGTTGCTAACCAGTGCGTATTAGAAGGAGCCAATAAGATTGACCTAACATGTCAAGAGGCACAGGTGCTTGGAGTTTTGGTGCGCCATCAAAACCATCTAATCACCAAAGAACAGCTTCAAGAGGCACTGCATGATAGCAATCTTAGCGACAATGCGTTGCGCAACATTGTTTACCGTTTGCGTAAAAAACTCAAAACGGAGTGCATTGTTACGGTGAAAGACATGGGGTATTTTATGGCTTCTAAAAGGGAGCGTCATGGATATTGA
- a CDS encoding response regulator transcription factor — protein MDIDHTLFEGVRILYAEDDPVTRENITKTLRLFCSHVFSVEDGQAAVEVFEKEEPHIVILDYVMPRMNGLNAAKAIRALAPEIPIFMTSSYTDKEKLIGVMHLGLVDYLEKPLELFSLVKTLAKCLERLHEGLRLRVIFPSGVVYDGLRKEIGIKGVYATLTKKETQLLDFLLANHQRVVTQGEIEQKLYEGNVEANTVRNLVYRLRQKCGQEAIETAKGRGYSICAMPC, from the coding sequence ATGGATATTGACCATACGTTGTTTGAGGGTGTGCGTATTTTATACGCAGAAGATGACCCCGTGACCCGCGAAAACATCACCAAAACCTTAAGGCTGTTTTGTTCCCATGTCTTTAGTGTGGAAGATGGTCAAGCGGCGGTGGAAGTTTTTGAGAAAGAGGAGCCTCATATTGTTATCTTGGATTATGTAATGCCTCGCATGAATGGATTAAATGCGGCCAAGGCCATTCGTGCTTTAGCACCCGAGATACCCATTTTTATGACCAGCAGTTACACAGACAAGGAAAAACTCATTGGGGTGATGCACCTTGGGTTGGTTGATTATTTGGAAAAACCTTTGGAACTTTTTTCGTTAGTGAAAACATTGGCCAAATGTTTGGAGCGCCTTCACGAGGGGTTGCGTTTACGCGTTATTTTTCCTAGTGGCGTGGTGTATGATGGCTTGCGCAAGGAGATTGGCATCAAGGGTGTGTATGCGACTTTGACAAAAAAAGAAACCCAGCTTTTGGATTTTTTGCTTGCCAACCACCAACGTGTGGTAACCCAAGGGGAGATTGAGCAAAAACTCTATGAGGGCAATGTGGAGGCCAATACTGTGCGTAACTTGGTCTACCGTTTGCGCCAAAAATGCGGACAAGAGGCCATTGAGACTGCCAAGGGAAGGGGATACAGCATTTGCGCCATGCCTTGCTAG
- a CDS encoding transporter substrate-binding domain-containing protein: protein MRFILFLLFFGGVAFGTALSQDERAYLVKRAPITLCVDPDWEPFEMLDESGVYTGIGADLIALVQERLGIKLHIVPTRTWEESIAFSKQGKCDVLSFLNQTSEREAWLSFTKPLFSDPNVLIGRIEQGYIDDISKISASVALIKETSIYEWFSSSFPNLTVVPVASEAEAFRLIEERKADLTLRSMIVAAHTIKKQGLFNLKIVGQPKGFENHLRMGVRKDEPILRAILDKAIATITQEERQAIVNRHVQIIVERVTYLSAGLWVVLGLLAVTLLVFLWNWLLQKKINKAVAKNLAQQELLFQKNRQAELVDVVANISHQWRDSLSHISSLNLLLKTKLMLDKEIKSEELVLHVQAMENSVDFMADTMRNFLDFYKNTKEIVLFDAKDSIEATLAIIDTRLKEAKAVVVLTQESPVVLEGVRNDWMHVWLNCITNSLCAGAKRDIQSPTLEIHIAPEGVSIRDNCGGFDAVVLAQIADQTQEGLGLKMSGRLVEKYGWKMRLSNENWGALVVFSRL from the coding sequence ATGCGATTTATCCTTTTTTTGCTCTTTTTTGGCGGTGTGGCTTTTGGCACAGCGCTTTCGCAGGACGAGAGGGCTTATCTGGTCAAAAGAGCTCCCATTACTCTGTGCGTTGACCCCGACTGGGAACCGTTTGAGATGCTTGACGAGTCGGGTGTTTATACGGGCATTGGGGCGGATTTGATAGCTTTGGTGCAAGAGCGCTTGGGCATAAAATTGCACATTGTTCCGACCCGCACATGGGAAGAAAGCATTGCATTTTCCAAACAAGGCAAATGTGATGTTTTGAGTTTTCTCAATCAAACAAGCGAACGCGAAGCATGGTTGTCGTTTACAAAGCCACTTTTTTCTGACCCCAATGTTCTTATTGGCCGCATTGAACAAGGCTACATCGACGACATTTCCAAAATTTCTGCTTCGGTGGCGCTCATTAAGGAGACGTCCATCTACGAATGGTTCTCCTCCTCCTTTCCAAACCTCACTGTTGTTCCTGTGGCGTCTGAGGCTGAGGCATTTAGGCTCATAGAAGAGCGCAAGGCAGATTTAACACTCCGCTCCATGATAGTCGCTGCGCACACCATCAAAAAACAGGGGCTTTTTAACCTCAAAATCGTCGGTCAACCCAAGGGCTTTGAAAACCATTTGCGCATGGGGGTGCGCAAAGATGAGCCGATTTTAAGAGCCATTTTGGACAAGGCTATTGCCACAATCACCCAAGAAGAGCGGCAAGCCATTGTCAACCGCCATGTGCAGATTATTGTTGAGCGCGTAACCTACTTGAGTGCTGGTCTTTGGGTGGTGTTGGGGCTTTTAGCGGTGACACTCCTTGTCTTTTTATGGAATTGGCTTTTGCAGAAAAAAATCAATAAAGCCGTTGCTAAAAACCTTGCGCAGCAAGAGTTGCTCTTTCAAAAAAACCGTCAAGCTGAATTGGTCGACGTAGTGGCAAATATTTCGCATCAGTGGCGCGACAGCCTTTCGCACATTAGTTCATTAAACCTTCTCCTTAAAACCAAACTTATGTTAGACAAAGAGATTAAAAGCGAGGAGTTGGTTTTACATGTACAGGCAATGGAGAATTCTGTTGATTTTATGGCCGATACCATGCGCAATTTTTTGGATTTTTATAAAAATACCAAAGAGATAGTCTTGTTTGATGCCAAAGACTCCATTGAAGCAACGCTGGCGATTATTGATACGAGACTCAAGGAGGCTAAAGCGGTTGTCGTCCTCACGCAGGAGAGTCCGGTGGTATTGGAGGGCGTACGCAATGATTGGATGCATGTGTGGCTTAATTGCATCACCAATAGCCTTTGCGCTGGAGCTAAGCGGGACATCCAATCGCCGACTTTAGAGATTCATATCGCGCCAGAGGGTGTTAGTATTCGTGATAATTGCGGTGGGTTTGATGCTGTGGTATTGGCGCAAATTGCCGACCAAACCCAAGAGGGATTGGGGTTAAAAATGTCTGGGCGGTTGGTTGAAAAGTACGGTTGGAAAATGCGCTTGTCTAATGAAAACTGGGGTGCTTTGGTGGTATTTTCCAGACTGTGA